The following proteins are encoded in a genomic region of Pseudodesulfovibrio mercurii:
- the waaF gene encoding lipopolysaccharide heptosyltransferase II, protein MREYKKIGVWQTAFLGDAVLTLPLLRALKDRFPDADIHFFVRAGVESVFAGQPEIAQVRPFAKRGAEKSLNAAVRLGWALGREGFDLWISAHTSLRSALVAGATGIGRRIGYDRPWYNRLAYTDAVSRRFDELAEIERLMELARPLGITGPAPKARLVLPEKARLAADGFWETFGFDRPVLGIHPGSTWPTKCWPVEYFSEIVRRAVDAGAHVLVFAGPGEEDTAARVIAGAGADPHRVTNLAGQLSLPELAAYFGRLDACLTNDSGPMHLAWTQDVPLVALFGPTVESLGFFPRGARSTVLETEGLACRPCGLHGPKKCPEGHFKCMRELTPDRVWPVLAGKLGL, encoded by the coding sequence GCTTTGAAGGACCGCTTTCCGGACGCGGACATCCATTTCTTCGTGCGCGCCGGGGTTGAGTCCGTGTTCGCGGGCCAGCCCGAGATCGCGCAGGTCCGGCCGTTCGCCAAGCGCGGCGCGGAGAAGTCGCTGAACGCGGCGGTGCGGCTGGGCTGGGCGCTCGGCCGCGAAGGGTTCGACCTGTGGATTTCGGCCCACACCAGCCTGCGCTCGGCCCTGGTGGCCGGGGCCACGGGCATCGGGCGGCGCATCGGCTACGACCGGCCGTGGTACAACCGGCTGGCCTACACCGACGCCGTGTCCCGGCGGTTCGATGAACTGGCCGAGATCGAGCGGCTCATGGAGCTGGCCCGTCCGCTGGGCATCACCGGTCCCGCGCCCAAGGCCCGGCTGGTCCTGCCCGAGAAGGCGCGGCTGGCGGCCGATGGGTTCTGGGAGACGTTCGGCTTCGACCGGCCGGTGCTCGGCATCCATCCCGGCTCCACCTGGCCGACCAAGTGCTGGCCCGTGGAGTATTTCAGCGAGATCGTCCGGCGGGCCGTGGACGCGGGCGCGCACGTGCTGGTCTTTGCCGGGCCGGGCGAGGAGGACACGGCCGCACGGGTCATCGCCGGGGCCGGGGCCGATCCCCACCGGGTGACCAACCTGGCCGGGCAGCTGTCGCTGCCGGAACTGGCCGCCTATTTCGGCCGGCTCGACGCCTGCCTGACCAACGACTCCGGGCCCATGCACCTGGCCTGGACCCAGGACGTCCCCCTGGTGGCCCTGTTCGGGCCCACCGTGGAATCCTTGGGATTTTTCCCGCGCGGTGCCCGCTCCACGGTCCTGGAGACCGAGGGGCTGGCCTGCCGTCCCTGTGGCCTGCACGGCCCGAAGAAGTGTCCCGAAGGCCACTTCAAGTGCATGCGCGAACTGACCCCGGACCGGGTCTGGCCGGTGCTCGCGGGCAAGCTCGGGCTGTAG